From the Malaclemys terrapin pileata isolate rMalTer1 chromosome 13, rMalTer1.hap1, whole genome shotgun sequence genome, one window contains:
- the SLC25A19 gene encoding mitochondrial thiamine pyrophosphate carrier, protein MVGYDPKSEVKCISAVEVAVAGSASGFVTRALISPVDVIKIRFQLQIEQLSPRNPLAKYYGILQTAHRILHEEGLTAFWKGHVPAQLLSISYGAVQFVTFECLTELVHNATPYDTRNFIVHFVCGGLAACTATMTVQPLDTLRTRFAAQGEPKVYQNLRHAVVTMYQTEGPLTFYRGLTPTIIAVFPYAGLQFSFYNLLQQLYKRVMPSEGMNAGNVKNLVCGSCAGVISKTLTYPFDLFKKRLQVGGFEQARAAFGQVRTYKGLMDCAGQIVREEGPVGLFKGLSPSLLKAALSTGFTFFWYEFFCNLLYALKDTGSTKGQEG, encoded by the exons ATGGTCGGCTATGaccccaaatctgaagtgaagTGCATCTCAGCGGTGGAGGTGGCTGTGGCAGGATCCGCATCTGGGTTTGTCACTCGGGCTCTAATCAGCCCTGTGGATGTCATCAAGATTCGCTTTCAG CTTCAGATTGAACAACTCTCCCCGAGAAACCCACTGGCTAAATATTATGGCATCTTGCAAACTGCACACCGGATCCTTCACGAGGAAGGGCTGACAGCATTCTGGAAGGGGCATGTGCCTGCTCAGCTCCTCTCAATCAGCTATGGAGCTGTCCAG TTTGTGACCTTTGAGTGCCTGACGGAATTGGTGCACAATGCCACACCATACGACACCCGCAACTTCATTGTGCACTTTGTATGTGGCGGCCTGGCTGCTTGCACTGCCACCATGACAGTTCAGCCTCTTGACACTCTGCGCACCCGCTTTGCTGCTCAGGGCGAGCCTAAG GTTTACCAAAATCTTCGTCATGCTGTGGTGACCATGTACCAAACAGAAGGGCCTCTGACCTTCTACAGGGGTTTGACCCCCACTATCATTGCTGTCTTTCCATACGCTGGTCTCCAGTTCTCCTTTTACAATCTCCTGCAACAATTGTATAAACGGGTGATGCCATCCGAAGGAATGAATGCAG GTAATGTTAAAAACCTCGTGTGTGGCAGCTGTGCCGGAGTTATCAGCAAAACTCTTACTTACCCTTTCGACCTGTTTAAAAAGCGGTTGCAGGTGGGAGGCTTTGAGCAGGCCCGGGCAGCCTTTGGGCAG GTGCGGACGTACAAGGGTTTAATGGACTGTGCTGGGCAGATTGTGCGAGAGGAGGGGCCTGTTGGATTGTTTAAAGGTCTCTCCCCCAGCTTGCTGAAGGCTGCTCTCTCTACTGGCTTCACCTTCTTCTGGTATGAGTTCTTCTGCAACCTGCTATATGCTCTGAAAGACACTGGCAGCACTAAGGGGCAGGAAGGCTGA